One window of Clostridiaceae bacterium genomic DNA carries:
- a CDS encoding pirin family protein: MERRISQQVRGYRTKDGAGVSLVRVLWNQTVHVFDPILLLDSFDSTNPNDYKEGFPMHPHRGIETISYVYRGFMTHKDSLGNEETIGDGEVQWMTAGSGIMHEEKLPAAERLLGVQLWLNLPSKDKLASPAYHSIKNSDIEELFFHWGKLRLLAGEFEGKKGYSGKYLPLNYYDLHINPKQAVMINTEIESSVMVFTLLGEAYIGGELVKEKTAVKLSFGDHVEIKAADKKSQVLFISSKRLGEPVAWGGPIVMNTKEELKKAFDDLKKGTFLKEKISY, encoded by the coding sequence ATGGAACGAAGAATTAGTCAACAAGTCAGAGGTTATAGAACTAAGGACGGAGCTGGAGTAAGTTTGGTTAGAGTATTGTGGAACCAAACTGTTCATGTATTTGACCCAATTTTACTGCTCGATTCCTTTGACAGCACAAATCCGAATGATTATAAAGAGGGATTTCCCATGCATCCTCACAGAGGTATTGAGACAATCAGTTATGTGTATCGTGGCTTTATGACTCATAAGGATAGCTTGGGTAATGAAGAAACAATTGGTGATGGAGAGGTACAATGGATGACTGCAGGCTCTGGTATTATGCATGAAGAAAAATTGCCGGCTGCCGAGCGCTTGCTTGGTGTACAACTCTGGCTGAATCTTCCATCAAAGGACAAACTGGCTTCTCCAGCTTATCACAGTATCAAGAACTCAGACATCGAAGAATTATTTTTTCATTGGGGTAAGCTAAGACTATTGGCCGGCGAGTTTGAAGGGAAAAAAGGCTATTCGGGCAAATATCTTCCTCTTAACTATTACGATTTACATATAAACCCAAAACAGGCTGTTATGATTAATACAGAAATTGAGAGCTCTGTCATGGTATTTACTCTTCTGGGAGAAGCTTATATCGGAGGTGAGCTGGTAAAGGAAAAGACAGCAGTAAAGCTTTCCTTCGGTGACCATGTTGAGATAAAAGCCGCAGATAAAAAATCACAGGTTTTATTCATCAGTTCAAAGCGACTGGGAGAACCGGTGGCTTGGGGAGGTCCTATAGTAATGAACACTAAGGAAGAATTGAAAAAAGCTTTTGATGATTTGAAAAAAGGCACATTTTTAAAAGAAAAAATCTCTTATTGA
- a CDS encoding rubredoxin, translating to MRSFTTLELQYAHRFYGFKGEAQYLHGHTGILTIEVEDDINMGVNMVFPCNEIKKIAWDVLQNFDHALILREDDPLLPAILGVYESQGIRNGAPTNKQKGPAFKTELATAYPECRLVVTKETMTVEGMIKIVYELLKDKLNIVKITFTSGVNGATEEYEPRKTIERCPLCGIALGENGVCPKCGYRK from the coding sequence ATGAGGAGCTTTACAACATTAGAACTGCAATATGCACACAGATTCTATGGATTCAAAGGCGAAGCACAGTACTTGCACGGACATACAGGAATACTGACTATTGAAGTTGAGGACGACATCAACATGGGAGTCAACATGGTATTTCCATGTAATGAAATCAAGAAAATTGCCTGGGATGTTTTACAAAACTTTGACCATGCATTGATTTTAAGGGAAGATGATCCCTTGCTTCCTGCAATTCTTGGCGTTTACGAATCGCAAGGCATCAGAAATGGTGCACCGACCAATAAGCAAAAAGGTCCAGCTTTCAAGACGGAGCTTGCAACAGCATACCCAGAATGCCGTTTGGTTGTCACGAAGGAAACAATGACCGTTGAGGGTATGATCAAAATCGTTTACGAATTACTTAAGGACAAGCTGAACATCGTTAAGATCACATTTACAAGCGGGGTAAATGGCGCTACAGAAGAATACGAACCCCGAAAGACTATTGAGCGGTGTCCGTTATGCGGTATTGCATTAGGTGAAAATGGCGTGTGCCCTAAATGCGGATACAGGAAATAG